One Granulicella sp. 5B5 DNA window includes the following coding sequences:
- a CDS encoding cupin domain-containing protein, whose translation MPHPRDNEHPAKALIETPAEMQALTRRRFLETGSATLLAAASLTATAAAQQAAQSPYRSPDHHTVPESQPAPLNAPLDAENPDSVFAPPTDSGGQPPFKYSFSLAHKRQESGGWTRQVTVRDLPISKKMAGVQMRLIAGGIRELHWHVGAEWALMLTGSARITAVDQHGRSHVSDVHAGDLWIFPGGIPHSIQGLGPDGAEFLLVFDDGNFNEFETFLLTDWLHHTPPEVLAKNFGVPASTFANVPPHELFIFARDLPRPLAEEQQQSEQGTGPVPHSFAFQPSQMQPTKTNPGGEVRVIDRSIWPATNIAAALVTLKPGGLRELHWHPNEDEWQYYVSGTGRMTVFAAGARARTMDFTAGDVGYIERSAPHYIENTGTTDLIFIEVFPTPFYEDISLAEWLAHTPTRLVDQHLATGESFLTQIPKKEAIIVPE comes from the coding sequence ATGCCACACCCGCGCGACAACGAACACCCCGCCAAAGCCCTCATCGAGACCCCCGCCGAGATGCAAGCCCTCACCCGCCGCAGGTTCCTCGAAACCGGCTCGGCCACGCTCCTCGCCGCCGCCAGCCTCACCGCAACCGCAGCGGCCCAGCAAGCCGCGCAGTCTCCCTACCGCTCGCCCGACCACCACACCGTCCCCGAGTCCCAGCCCGCCCCGCTCAACGCCCCACTCGACGCCGAAAACCCCGACTCTGTCTTCGCCCCGCCCACTGACTCCGGCGGCCAGCCTCCCTTCAAATACTCCTTCTCCCTCGCCCACAAGCGCCAGGAGTCCGGCGGCTGGACCCGCCAGGTCACCGTCCGCGACCTCCCTATCTCCAAAAAGATGGCCGGCGTCCAGATGCGTCTCATCGCCGGCGGCATCCGCGAGCTCCACTGGCACGTCGGCGCCGAGTGGGCCCTCATGCTCACCGGCTCCGCCCGCATCACCGCCGTCGACCAGCACGGCCGCTCCCACGTCTCCGACGTCCACGCCGGCGACCTCTGGATCTTCCCAGGCGGCATCCCGCACTCCATCCAGGGCCTCGGCCCCGACGGCGCCGAGTTCCTCCTCGTCTTCGACGACGGCAACTTCAACGAGTTCGAAACCTTCCTCCTCACCGACTGGCTGCACCACACCCCGCCCGAGGTCCTCGCCAAAAACTTCGGCGTCCCCGCCAGCACCTTTGCCAACGTCCCCCCGCACGAGCTCTTCATCTTCGCCCGTGATCTCCCCCGCCCGCTCGCCGAAGAGCAGCAGCAATCCGAGCAGGGAACCGGCCCCGTCCCGCACAGCTTCGCCTTCCAGCCCAGCCAGATGCAGCCCACCAAGACCAACCCAGGCGGCGAGGTCCGCGTCATCGACCGCTCCATCTGGCCCGCGACGAACATCGCGGCAGCACTCGTCACCCTCAAGCCCGGCGGCCTCCGCGAGCTCCACTGGCACCCTAACGAGGACGAGTGGCAGTACTACGTCTCCGGCACCGGCCGCATGACCGTCTTCGCCGCCGGCGCCCGCGCCCGCACCATGGACTTCACCGCCGGCGACGTCGGCTACATCGAGCGCTCCGCCCCCCACTACATCGAAAACACCGGCACCACCGACCTCATCTTCATCGAAGTCTTCCCCACACCCTTCTACGAGGACATCTCCCTCGCCGAGTGGCTAGCCCACACCCCTACCCGCCTCGTCGACCAGCACCTCGCCACCGGCGAATCCTTCCTAACCCAAATCCCCAAAAAAGAAGCCATCATCGTCCCGGAATAA